One part of the Rutidosis leptorrhynchoides isolate AG116_Rl617_1_P2 chromosome 1, CSIRO_AGI_Rlap_v1, whole genome shotgun sequence genome encodes these proteins:
- the LOC139853175 gene encoding uncharacterized protein → MPDRVLWKSYEGNVSDFSVHASWDSIRPHRDIVPWYHVVWFSQCIPRHSFILWLLIGENLKTQDRLKNWEINPSIPLLCPLCKLVPDSHDHLFFYYVFSRDVWSRVKSNMNIPFIYDGWKDMVALISPFSKRNLSRFIVVKHLFASSIYVIWQERNKRFFKRGSRTVDQVYHAVYSTVRPKLISLKWKYSATVLWMKEDGKIP, encoded by the coding sequence ATGCCTGATCGTGTTCTTTGGAAATCATATGAAGGTAACGTTTCTGATTTCTCGGTTCATGCTTCATGGGATTCTATTCGTCCTCATCGTGATATTGTTCCCTGGTACCATGTAGTTTGGTTTTCTCAATGTATTCCCCGTCACTCATTTATTCTTTGGTTACTTATTGGTGAAAATTTGAAGACTCAGGATAGACTCAAGAATTGGGAGATTAATCCATCGATCCCTCTTCTGTGTCCGCTTTGTAAGCTGGTTCCTGATTCCCATGACCACCTCTTTTTTTATTATGTTTTCTCACGGGATGTGTGGTCTCGGGTTAAGTCAAATATGAATATACCATTTATTTATGATGGTTGGAAGGATATGGTTGCTTTGATTAGTCCTTTTTCCAAGAGAAACTTATCTAGATTTATTGTGGTCAAGCATCTATTCGCCTCCTCGATTTATGTTATCTGGCAAGAGCGTAACAAGAGGTTCTTTAAAAGGGGTTCTCGTACGGTTGACCAGGTATATCATGCTGTTTATTCCACTGTTCGTCCCAAGTTGATCTCTCTAAAATGGAAGTATTCGGCTACGGTCCTTTGGATGAAAGAAGACGGGAAGATTCCCTAA